From Herbaspirillum sp. WKF16:
GGGTCTACAAGGGCGATCGCCTGGCAAACGGCGAAGCTCCGGTGCTGGTCGGCGAACCGGAAGACGACAAGAAGCGTCGTGGTCCGCGTCGTGACGACGGCAAGCCGGGTGCGCGTCCCCGTTCCTCGAAGCCTGGTGCTCCTGGCGCCGGCGCGAAGCGCGGTGGTCGTCCTCAAGCTGCCGATGCCGGTGTGTCGGCTGAGAAAGCAGGAGAATAATCATGCTGCAACCAGCACGTAGAAAATATCGTAAAGAACAAAAAGGTCGTAACACCGGTATCTCGCACACCCGCGGTACCGCTGTGTCGTTCGGCGACTTTGGTCTGAAGGCAGTCGGCCGCGGCCGTATCACCGCCCGTCAGATCGAAGCTGCTCGTCGTGCGATGACCCGTCACATCAAGCGCGGTGGCCGTATCTGGATTCGTGTCTTCCCGGACAAGCCAATTTCCCAGAAGCCTGCTGAAGTGCGTATGGGTAACGGCAAGGGTAATCCGGAGTACTACGTGGCTGAAATCCAGCCGGGTAAGGTACTGTACGAGATGGACGGTGTGGACGAGACTCTGGCGCGTGAGGCGTTTCGTTTGGCTGCCGCCAAATTGCCGCTGGCGACGACTTTTGTCATCCGCCAAGTCGGTCAATAATTAGGAGCGGAAAATGAAAGCATCTGAACTCCGCGGTAAGGACTCGGCAGCGCTGGAAAAAGAACTGGGTGAGCTGTTGAAGGCCCAGTTCAGCCTGCGTATGCAAATTGCTACTCAGCAATTGAACAATACCGCACAGCTGAAGAAGGTACGTCGCGACATCGCACGTGTGAAAACTGTGATCAACTCGAAGGATGGCCAACAATGAACGATCAAGTGAAACAAGCGCTCCAGCGCACGCTGATTGGCAAGGTTGTGTCGGACAAGATGGATAAAACCGTCACCGTCGAAATCGAGCGCCAGATGAAGCACCCGCTGTACGGCAAGATCATCAAGCGCACCAAGAAGTACCATGCGCATGATGAGCAAAATACGGCGAAGGCCGGCGACGTGGTGGAAATCCAGGAAAGCCGTCCGATCTCCAAGACGAAGGCCTGGACTGTGACCCGTGTGGTACAAGTCGCACAAATCGTCTAAGTAATTCAGTAGTACTTGCGTGCTCGATATTATGCTGCCATAATATCGAGCTCTTTCCTTGCAACGTTCTGTTCGCGAGGAGAGGCAAAAAAAAGTAGCTATTCGTCCCCTAACTAGCGAGTTCGCTTGCTAACAGGACCAAGACTGACCGCCAGCGCATTGTGCGAAGCGGATTAAGTTGGGAAAGAAAATATCATGATTCAAACTGAAAGCCGGCTCGAAGTAGCCGACAACACCGGTGCGCGCGAAGTTCTGTGCATCAAGGTCTTGGGTGGTTCCAAGCGCCGCTATGCCGGCATTGGCGATGTGATCAAGGTTACTGTCAAGAGCGCAGCCCCGCGTGGTCGCGTCAAGAAGGGTGAGATTTATAACGCTGTCGTCGTTCGTACCGCCAAGGGCGTGCGTCGTCAGGATGGTTCGCTGGTCAAGTTCGATGGTAATGCAGCCGTCCTGTTGAACGCGAAGCTGGAGCCGATCGGCACCCGTATCTTTGGGCCGGTGACTCGTGAGCTGCGTACGGAACGCTTCATGAAGATCGTTTCCCTGGCGCCTGAAGTTCTGTAAGGAGTGGTCATGGCAAAGATTCGTAAAAACGATGAAGTCATCGTGTTGACCGGTAAAGACAAGGGCAAGCGCGGTGTCGTGACTGCTCGCGTCGGCACCGATTATGTCGTTGTGGAAGGCGTCAACGTCGCCAAGAAGGCGACTCGTCCGAACCCGATGACTGGTGCAACTGGCGGCATCGTCGATAAGCTGATGCCAATTCATGTGTCGAACGTTGCGTTGTTCAACGCAGCTACCGGCAAGGCAGATCGCGTGGCTTACAAGGAAGTGGACGGCAAGAAGGTCCGCGCTTACAAGTCCAGCGGCGAAGTCGTTAAGGTTTAAACATCATGGCACGTCTTCAAGAGTTTTATAAAGATAAGGTCGTCGCCGATTTGACCACGAAGTATTCGTACAAGTCGGTGATGGAAGTTCCGCGTATTCTGAAGATCACCCTGAACATGGGTCTGTCGGAAGCTGTTGCGGACAAGAAGATCATCGAGCACGCCGTTGGCGATCTGACCAAGATCGCCGGCCAAAAGCCGGTGGTGACCAAGGCACGCAAGGCTATCGCGGGTTTCAAGATCCGTGAAGGCTATCCGATCGGTTGCATGGTGACCCTGCGCGGCGCCCGCATGTACGAATTCCTGGATCGTCTGATCACCGTGGCCCTGCCGCGCGTGCGTGACTTCCGTGGCGTGTCGGGTCGTGCGTTCGACGGTCGTGGCAACTACAACATCGGTGTGAAAGAGCAGATCATCTTCCCCGAAATCGAGTACGACAAGATCGATGCGCTGCGTGGCATGAACATCAGCATCACCACCACTGCGAAGACCGACGACGAAGCGAAGGCGCTTCTCGCCGCATTTAAATTCCCGTTCAGAAACTGAGGATGCCATGGCAAAACTGGCACTGATTAACCGTGAACAGAAGCGCGCCGCAATGGTGAAGAAGTATGCTGCCAAGCGCGCCGAGTTGAAGGCTATTATCGACGACCAATCGAAGTCGGATGAAGAGCGTTACGAAGCCCGCCTGAAGCTGCAGGCGCTGCCGCGTAATTCCGCTCCGATCCGTCAGCGCAACCGTTGCGCTCTGACTGGCCGTCCCCGTGGTACTTTCCGCAAGTTCGGATTGGGCCGTATCAAGGTCCGTGAAATCGCCATGCGCGGCGAAATCCCGGGTTTGACCAAAGCTAGCTGGTAATAGGAGAAGAAGCAATGAGTATGAGCGATCCTATCGCCGATATGCTGACCCGTATCCGCAATGCACAAGGCGTGAACAAGACTACTGTCGCCATGCCGTCTTCCAAAGTGAAGGTTGCCATTGCCAACGTCCTGAAGGACGAGGGTTACATTGAAGATTTCGCCGTTGTCGATGCTGAAGGCAAGGCTGAACTGAAAATCGGTTTGAAGTATTACGCCGGCCGTCCGGTTATCGAGCGCCTGGAGCGCGTGTCCCGTCCGGGTCTGCGCATCTACAAGGGCAAGAACGATATCCCGAACGTGATGAACGGTCTGGGCGTGGCCATTGTGTCCACCCCCGCGGGCGTCATGACTGATCGCAAAGCACGCGCAACCGGTGTCGGTGGCGAAGTGATTTGCTACGTGGCCTAAGGAGTGCAAGATGTCTCGTGTAGGTAAAATGCCTGTTGCACTGCCGAGTGGCGCGGAAGCGACCATCTCCGCAGAGCAGATCACCGTCAAGGGCCCGCTGGGCTCGCTGACGCAACCACTGACCAAGCTGGTCAAGGTGGCGAACAACAATGGCTCGCTGAGCTTCGAAGTGGCTGACGACAGCCGCGAAGCCAATGCGATGTCGGGCACCCTGCGTGCTCTGGTCAACAACATGGTCAACGGCGTCACCAAGGGCTTCGAAAAGAAGCTGAACCTGGTCGGCGTGGGTTTCCGTGCACAAGCACAAGGCGACAAGCTGAACCTGTCGCTGGGCTTCTCGCACCCCATCGTTCACCAGATGCCTGCCGGCATCAAGGTTGAGACCCCGACACAGACCGAAATCCTGATCAAGGGTATCGATCGCCAGGTGGTTGGCCAGGTCGCCGCGGAAATTCGCGCGTACCGTGAACCCGAGCCCTACAAGGGCAAGGGTGTGCGCTACGCTGACGAAGTGGTGACGCTCAAAGAAACCAAGAAGAAGTAATAGGGGTTGACGATGGATAAGAAACAATCTCGCCTGCGCCGCGCGACTCAGACCCGCGCCAAGATCGCAGAACTGAAGGTCAATCGTCTGGCCGTGCATCGTACCAACACGCACATCTACGCCAGCGTCATCGGCCCCGATGCGAACGTGCTGGCCTCGGCTTCCACCCTGGAAGCTGAAGTGCGCGCCGAGCTGGCCGGTCAGTCGGGCAAGGGCGGCAATGCCGCTGCTGCAGCCCTGATCGGCAAGCGCGTTGCGGAAAAGGCACTGAAGGCCGGTGTGACCGAAGTCGCATTCGACCGTTCGGGTTTCCGTTATCACGGCCGCGTCAAGGCGCTGGCTGAGGCTGCGCGTGAAGCCGGCCTGAAGTTCTAAGGAATATCGATCATGGCAAAAATGCAATCGAAAACGCAAAGCGACAAGCCTGATGACGGCATGCGCGAAAAAATGATCGCGGTCAACCGTGTCACCAAGGTGGTGAAGGGCGGCCGTATCATGGGTTTCGCAGCGCTGGCAGTGGTCGGTGACGGCGATGGCCGCATCGGCATGGGCAAGGGCAAGTCGAAGGAAGTGCCCGTCGCCGTGCAAAAGGCAATGGAAGAAGCACGTCGCAAGCTGATCAAGGTCACGCTGAAGAACGGTACCGTGCAGCACACCGTCATCGGCAAGCACGGCGCGTCGTCGGTCATGATTTCGCCCGCCAAGGATGGTACCGGTGTTATCGCCGGCGGCCCGATGCGCGCGATCTTCGAAGTGATGGGCGTGACCAACGTGGTGGCGAAGTCGACTGGTTCGACCAACCCCTACAACATGGTCCGTGCCACTTTGGACGGCCTGTCGAAGATGAACACTCCGGCTGAAATTGCTGCCAAGCGCGGCAAGTCGGTCGAAGAAATCCTGGGCTAAGGTGATTCAGATGGCTAACACAATCAAAGTCAAGCTGGTCAAAGGTCTGATCGGTACTCGCCAGGACCACCGCGCCACCGTGCGCGGCCTGGGTCTGCGTCGCGTCAACTCGGTTTCCGAGCTGGAAGACACCCCTTCGGTGCGCGGCATGATCAACAAAGTGTCCTATCTTGTGAAAGTTGTTTCGTAAGCAGTTGCTTGCGAACGGAGCGAATCATGCAATTAAACACTATCCAACCCGCAGAAGGCGCAAAGCACGCTAAGCGTCGCGTCGGTCGTGGTATCGGTTCTGGCCTGGGCAAGACTGCCGGCCGTGGCCACAAGGGTCAGAAGTCGCGTTCGGGCGGTTTCCACAAGGTCGGCTTCGAAGGCGGCCAGATGCCCCTGCAACGTCGTCTGCCCAAGCGCGGTTTCAAGTCGCTGGCAACGCCGTACAAGGCTGAAGTTCGTCTGTCCGACCTGGAAAAGCTGCCCGTCGCCGAGATCGACGTGCTGGCACTGAAGCAAGCCGGCCTGGTGTCGGAACTGGCTCGTGTCGTGCGCATCATCAAGGCTGGTGAGCTGACCAAGAAGGTGACCGTCAAGGGTCTGATCGCAACTGCGGGTGCCAAGGCTGCTATCGAAGCAGCCGGCGGTTCCGTCGCTGAGTGATCCGGGTCCCGGAGCATTAATTGGCAACTACTCCTCAATTAGCGAAAGGCGCCGCAAAAGGCTTCCCCTGGGGGCGTTTGTGGTTCCTGCTGGGAGCGTTGATCGTTTATCGCGTCGGTGCGCATATCCCGGTTCCGGGTATTGATCCGACGCAGTTGGCGCAGCTGTTCAAGCAGAATCAGGGCGGCATCCTGGGCATGTTCAACATGTTCTCCGGTGGTGCTCTGTCGCGCTTCACGATCTTCGCACTGGGGATCATGCCGTATATTTCGGCATCGATCATCATGCAGCTGTTGTCTGTGGTGTCGCCGCAGCTGGAGGCGTTGAAAAAAGAGGGTGAAGCGGGGCGTCGCAAGATTACCCAGTACACCCGCTACGGCACCCTGGTGCTGGCAACCTTCCAGGCGCTGGGCATTGCAGTGGCGCTGGAGTCGCAAGCTGGTCTGGTGCTGGATCCCGGCCTGGCCTTCCGTCTGACGACGGTGGTGACGCTGATCACCGGCACGATGTTCCTGATGTGGCTGGGTGAGCAGATTACCGAGCGTGGTCTGGGCAACGGCATCTCGATCATCATCTTCGCTGGTATCGCGGCAGGTCTGCCGAATGCGCTGGGTGGTTTGTTCGAGCTGGTTCGCACGGGTTCGATGGGCGCGCTGTCGGCGATCCTGATCTGCGTGATCGTGGCGCTGGTGACCTTCCTGGTGGTGTTCATTGAACGCGGCCAGCGCAAGATCCTGGTGAACTACGCCAAGCGTCAGGTCGGCAACAAGATCTACGGCGGCCAAAGCAGCCACCTGCCGCTGAAGCTGAACATGGCAGGCGTGATCCCGCCGATCTTTGCATCGTCGATCATCCTGTTCCCGGCGACGATCACCAGCTGGTTTACGTCGGGCGATACGTCGAATCCCTTCATTCGTTTCCTGAAGGATCTGGCGGCTTCGATGGCGCCGGGTGAGCCGATCCATGCTCTGCTGTACGCGGTCGCGATTGTGTTCTTCTGTTTCTTCTATACCGCGCTGGTGTTCAACAGCAAGGAAACGGCAGACAACCTGAAGAAGAGTGGTGCATTTGTTCCGGGTATCCGTCCGGGTGACCAGACGGCTCGTTACATCGACAAGATCCTGATGCGTCTGACTCTGGCCGGCGCCGTGTACATCACCCTGGTGTGCTTGCTGCCTGAGTTCCTGATCGCGCGCTGGAAGGTGCCGTTCTATTTCGGCGGCACATCGCTCTTGATCATTGTGGTCGTGACGATGGACTTCATGGCCCAGGTTCAGAATTATGTAATGTCGCAGCAGTATGAGTCGTTGCTCCGCAAGGCGAATTTCAAGGGTGGCATGACCCCGCGATAGGCGGTGGGTGTTGTCCCGGAGAGATGACGCGGAATGGCAAAAGACGACGTTATTCAGATGCAAGGGGAGGTTCTTGAAAACCTGCCCAATGCGACATTCAGGGTTAAGTTAGAAAACGGTCACGTTGTACTCGGCCATATCTCCGGCAAGATGCGCATGAACTACATCCGCATCCTGCCGGGCGATAAGGTAACGGTGGAACTGACGCCTTACGATTTGAGCCGGGCACGTATCGTGTTCCGTACCAAGTAACAGTGAAACATTGAAAGAAAGAGGGCCACAATGAAAGTGCTCGCATCAGTCAAGCGGATCTGCCGCAACTGCAAAATCATCAAGCGCAATGGCGTCGTTCGTGTGATCTGCACCGAACCGCGTCATAAGCAGCGCCAGGGTTAATTAACGTTATTGATCGAGGAATAACGAATGGCACGTATTGCAGGGGTCAACATCCCCAACCATCAGCACACCGTAATCGGCCTGACCGCCATCTATGGTATTGGCCGTCCGCGCGCGGAAGACATCTGCGTCGCTACCGGCGTTCCGACCAACAAGAAGGTCAAGGACCTGGACGATAACGAGCTGGAAAAGCTGCGTGACGAGATCGCCAAGTTCGTGGTCGAAGGCGACCTGCGCCGTGAGCTGTCCATGAACATCAAGCGTTTGATGGACCTGGGTTGCTACCGTGGCCTGCGTCACCGTCGTGGCCTGCCGGTCCGTGGTCAACGCACCCGCACCAACGCCCGTACTCGCAAGGGTCCGCGCAAGGCCGCTCAATCGCTGAAGAAATAATCCCGGCAGCGCTAGTCACTGGTCGGATTCAAGGAAGAAATTATGGCAAAGTCCCCCAACAACGCAGCAGCATCGCGTGTTCGTAAGAAAGTTAAGAAGAACGTTGCTGAAGGCATCGCGCACGTTCACGCTTCGTTCAACAACACCATCATCACGATCACCGACCGTCAGGGCAACGCTCTGTCGTGGGCGACCTCGGGTGGTGCTGGCTTCAAGGGTTCGCGCAAGTCGACTCCGTTCGCAGCCCAGGTCGCAGCTGAGACTGCCGGCAAGGTCGCGATCGAGTGCGGCATCAAGAACCTGGAAGTGCGTATCAAGGGCCCAGGCCCGGGCCGTGAATCCGCAGTGCGCGCTCTGAACAATCTGGGCATCAAGATCACCCAGATCCAGGACGTGACTCCGGTGCCGCATAACGGCTGCCGTCCTCCGAAGCGCCGTCGTATCTAATTTGTAGTATAATCGTGCGCTTCGCGTGTTTTGCCCCGAAAAGGGCACCGCAAAGCGCCGGAAATCACCCGCCAACGACCTTGGCGGGTTTTGTTCTTAAGCCCACTGTCTGACCGCACGCAGGTCAGACTAGCGTCCGTCAATACGGGACGTCATTCAACAAAGGAAATACTGTGGCACGTTATATCGGACCAAAAGCAAAGCTCTCCCGCCGCGAAGGCACCGACCTGTTCCTGAAGAGCGCACGCCGCTCGCTGGATTCCAAGTGCAAGCTGGACTCCAAGCCGGGTCAGCATGGCCGCACTTCGGGCGCCCGCACCTCCGACTACGGCAACCAGCTGCGTGAAAAGCAGAAGGTCAAGCGCATGTACGGCGTCCTCGAGCGCCAGTTCCGCCGCTACTTCGCTGAAGCCGACCGCCGCAAGGGCAACACCGGCGAAAACCTGCTGAAGCTGCTGGAAGCCCGTCTGGACAACGTCGTCTACCGCATGGGCTTCGGCTCGACCCGCTCGGAAGCGCGTCAGCTGGTGTCCCACAAGGCCCTGACCGTGAACGGTCAAGTCGTGAACATCGCTTCCTACCTGGTCAAGGCCGGCGACGTGGTTGCCGTGCGCGAAAAGGCCAAGAAGCAAGTGCGTATCGCCGAAGCGCTGTCGCTGGCCGAATCGTCGGGCTTCCCGTCGTGGGTGTCGGTCGACGCCAAGAAGCTGGAAGGCACCTTCAAGTCGGCGCCGGACCGCAGCGAAATCGCCAACGACGTCAACGAATCGCTGATCGTCGAACTGTATTCGCGTTAATCCGCAGTACTGCATCACCCGTGCCCACCATACGGTGGGCATTTTTCCGAAAGTCATCAGCCTTATCGGCGTAACGAGCCGAGGGTATTGAAAAGGACATTTCATGCAAAACAGTTTGTTGAAGCCCCGCATCATCGAAGTGGAAGCACTGGCTCCCGGTCACGCCAAGGTCGTGATGGAGCCGTTCGAGCGCGGTTACGGTCACACCCTGGGCAACGCGCTGCGTCGCGTCCTGCTGTCGACCATGACCGGCTACGCTCCGACCGAAGTCACCATCGCCGGCGTCGTGCACGAGTATTCCTCGCTGGACGGCGTTCAGGAAGACGTGGTCGACATCCTGCTGAACCTCAAGGGCGTGGTTTTCAAGCTGCACAACCGTGATGAAGTCACGCTGACCCTGAAGAAGGAAGGCGAAGGCGTCGTCCTGGCATCCGATATCGATCTGCCGCACGACGTGGAGCTGATCAACCCGGATCACGTGATCGCCAACCTGACCGGTGGCGGCAAGCTGGACATGCAGATCAAGGTCGAAAAGGGCCGCGGCTATGTGCCGGGCAACGTCCGCCGCCTGTCGGAAGACACCAACAAGACCATCGGCCGCATCATCCTGGACGCATCGTTCTCGCCTGTGCGCCGCGTTTCCTACGCCGTCGAATCGGCGCGTGTGGAACAGCGTACCGACCTGGACAAGCTGGTCATGAACATCGAGACCAACGGCGTCATCACGCCGGAAGAAGCGATTCGCCAGTCGGCGCGCGTGCTGGTCGACCAGTTGAACGTGTTCGCCGCCCTGGAAGGCACCGAAGCGACCGCCGAAGCGCCGTCGCGCGCACCGCAGGTCGATCCGATCCTGTTGCGTCCGGTCGACGACCTGGAGCTGACCGTGCGTTCGGCAAACTGCCTGAAGGCCGAGAACATCTACTACATCGGCGACCTGATCCAGCGCAGCGAGAACGAACTGCTGAAGACCCCGAACCTGGGTCGCAAGTCGCTCAACGAAATCAAGGAAGTCCTGGCTTCGCGCGGCCTGACCCTGGGCATGAAGCTGGAAAACTGGCCGCCTGCCGGCCTGGAGAAGTAATTTTGACGGCATGGCCGGCGCGGACCTCGGTCCGGCCGGCCGTACCGGCAAGCATGTAGTTGGCAACACTGGCAACACCGAAATCGCAACATCGTTTTTTCATCGTTATTTACCGGTCCGCGGACAGGCCAGGCAAGCAAGCCCGTCCGATCGAAGAACTGGATCAAAACTGTCACCTGAAAGGAAATTACCATGCGTCACCGTCACGGTCTCCGCAAACTGAATCGTACTTCGTCCCACCGTCTGGCAATGCTGCGCAACATGACCGTTTCGCTGCTGAAGCACGAAGCCATCAAGACCACCCTGCCGAAGGCCAAGGAACTGCGCCGCGTTGTCGAGCCGATCCTGACCCTGGGCAAGACCGATACCCTGGCCAACAAGCGCCTGGCATTCAGCCGTCTGCGCGACCGCGAAATCGTGCTCAAGCTGTTCGCTGAACTGGGCCCCCGCTACGCTGCCCGCAACGGCGGCTACCTGCGCATCCTGAAGATGGGCTTCCGTCAAGGCGACAACGCCCCGATGGCATTCGTCGAGCTGGTCGATCGTCCGGAAGTCTCCGACGACGCAGCAGTCCCGACCGCCGAGTAATTCAGGTCGTCGCAAAAAGAAGCCAGGCATTGCCTGGCTTTTTTGCATTCTGGAGCGCGGCATCGCTGGATGCCGATATCGCCTCTTGTCCTGGCGTTGTCGGGCGGCGCTGCGGGCGTGGATGTGGTTGAATACGGCATAGGCGGCGCAGTGCGCCGTCGCCCAACGTGCAATGAAAGGGGCAGGCATGAGCGGATCTTTGTTGAACCAGCCGCTGCTGGTGATGACCAATGTGCCGGAGCAGGCGCTGGCGGACTCGCTGGCGCGCGCTTTGGTGGAGCAAGGCCTGGCTGCCTGCGTCAACGTCCTGGCGCCGGTGGCCTCCACGTATCGCTGGCAGGGAGCAATCGAGCACGCCACCGAGATCCCCGTGCTGGTCAAGACCACGCAGGCGCGCTACCTCGAAGTGGAGCAGGCGATACTGCAGGCGCACCCCTACGACGTGCCCGAGATCGTTGCGCTGCCGCTGGCCACCGGCCTGCCGGCCTACCTGGCGTGGATGCAGCAAGAGACGGCCAAGCCCGCGCGCGTCTGAAGTGAAGGAACGTAGTTGAACCCCATGAACAAGACAACGATGAAAAACAGCATGGCCGTTGCCCTGCGGCGCCTGGTGATCCGGATCCTGCTGTTGCTGCCGCTGGCCGTATTGCTGGCGCCCTCCGCGGCGCGTGCGGCCGATGACTACCTGCCGCCGGACGAGGCCTTCCAGCTGAGCGCGCGCATGCTGGACGCCGGCACGCTGGAGCTCAGCTATCGCATCGCTGCGGGCTACTACATGTACCGTGACAGGTTCCACTTCAGCGCCGAGGGCGCCACCCTGGGTGAGCCGCAGTTTCCGCACGGCGTGACCAAGTACGACGAGAATTTCCAGAAGGAAGTGGAGACCTACCACGATGCCGTGGTGGTCCGCGTGCCGGTCTCAGGCGCGGCCGGCGCCTTTGCCGTGGCTGCCGTTTCCCAGGGCTGCGCCGACAAGGGGCTGTGCTATCCGCCGATGACGCTCAAGCTGTCGATGTCGGCGCAACAGGTCGGCGCCGTGGTCAAGGCGGGCGGCGCCGATGCGTCCGCGGCTGGCGCCGGCGGCGACGCCGAGGGTATTGCGGCGGTGCTCAACGGCGGCAAGCTGTGGAGCATCCTGTCGTTGTTCTTCGTGCTCGGCATCGGCTTGTCGTTCACGCCTTGCGTGCTGCCGATGGTGCCTATCCTGTCCTCCATCATCGTCGGCCAGCAAGGCGGGGGCTCCGGCGCGCGCGCGCGCAGCTTCTTGTTGTCGGTCGACTACGCGCTCGGCATGGCGCTGGTCTATACCGCGCTGGGCGTGGCCGCCGGCATGCTCGGCGAAGGCCTCTCGGCCTACTTGCAAAACCCCTGGATCCTGGGCGCCTTCGCGCTGTTGATGGCAGGCCTGGCCCTGTCCATGTTCGATCTCTACACGCTGCAGGTGCCGGCGGCGCTGCAGTCGAAACTCTCGGACTCCTCCGGCGGAGGCAGCGGCAAGTGGGTGGGCGTGTTCCTGATGGGCGCGATCTCGG
This genomic window contains:
- the rpsN gene encoding 30S ribosomal protein S14, whose product is MAKLALINREQKRAAMVKKYAAKRAELKAIIDDQSKSDEERYEARLKLQALPRNSAPIRQRNRCALTGRPRGTFRKFGLGRIKVREIAMRGEIPGLTKASW
- the rplF gene encoding 50S ribosomal protein L6, with translation MSRVGKMPVALPSGAEATISAEQITVKGPLGSLTQPLTKLVKVANNNGSLSFEVADDSREANAMSGTLRALVNNMVNGVTKGFEKKLNLVGVGFRAQAQGDKLNLSLGFSHPIVHQMPAGIKVETPTQTEILIKGIDRQVVGQVAAEIRAYREPEPYKGKGVRYADEVVTLKETKKK
- the rpmD gene encoding 50S ribosomal protein L30, with amino-acid sequence MANTIKVKLVKGLIGTRQDHRATVRGLGLRRVNSVSELEDTPSVRGMINKVSYLVKVVS
- the rpsE gene encoding 30S ribosomal protein S5 produces the protein MAKMQSKTQSDKPDDGMREKMIAVNRVTKVVKGGRIMGFAALAVVGDGDGRIGMGKGKSKEVPVAVQKAMEEARRKLIKVTLKNGTVQHTVIGKHGASSVMISPAKDGTGVIAGGPMRAIFEVMGVTNVVAKSTGSTNPYNMVRATLDGLSKMNTPAEIAAKRGKSVEEILG
- the rpsH gene encoding 30S ribosomal protein S8 produces the protein MSMSDPIADMLTRIRNAQGVNKTTVAMPSSKVKVAIANVLKDEGYIEDFAVVDAEGKAELKIGLKYYAGRPVIERLERVSRPGLRIYKGKNDIPNVMNGLGVAIVSTPAGVMTDRKARATGVGGEVICYVA
- the rplX gene encoding 50S ribosomal protein L24, with protein sequence MAKIRKNDEVIVLTGKDKGKRGVVTARVGTDYVVVEGVNVAKKATRPNPMTGATGGIVDKLMPIHVSNVALFNAATGKADRVAYKEVDGKKVRAYKSSGEVVKV
- the rpmJ gene encoding 50S ribosomal protein L36, with amino-acid sequence MKVLASVKRICRNCKIIKRNGVVRVICTEPRHKQRQG
- the rpsD gene encoding 30S ribosomal protein S4, producing the protein MARYIGPKAKLSRREGTDLFLKSARRSLDSKCKLDSKPGQHGRTSGARTSDYGNQLREKQKVKRMYGVLERQFRRYFAEADRRKGNTGENLLKLLEARLDNVVYRMGFGSTRSEARQLVSHKALTVNGQVVNIASYLVKAGDVVAVREKAKKQVRIAEALSLAESSGFPSWVSVDAKKLEGTFKSAPDRSEIANDVNESLIVELYSR
- the rplR gene encoding 50S ribosomal protein L18, producing MDKKQSRLRRATQTRAKIAELKVNRLAVHRTNTHIYASVIGPDANVLASASTLEAEVRAELAGQSGKGGNAAAAALIGKRVAEKALKAGVTEVAFDRSGFRYHGRVKALAEAAREAGLKF
- the rplN gene encoding 50S ribosomal protein L14, translated to MIQTESRLEVADNTGAREVLCIKVLGGSKRRYAGIGDVIKVTVKSAAPRGRVKKGEIYNAVVVRTAKGVRRQDGSLVKFDGNAAVLLNAKLEPIGTRIFGPVTRELRTERFMKIVSLAPEVL
- the rpsM gene encoding 30S ribosomal protein S13, whose translation is MARIAGVNIPNHQHTVIGLTAIYGIGRPRAEDICVATGVPTNKKVKDLDDNELEKLRDEIAKFVVEGDLRRELSMNIKRLMDLGCYRGLRHRRGLPVRGQRTRTNARTRKGPRKAAQSLKK
- the rplE gene encoding 50S ribosomal protein L5; its protein translation is MARLQEFYKDKVVADLTTKYSYKSVMEVPRILKITLNMGLSEAVADKKIIEHAVGDLTKIAGQKPVVTKARKAIAGFKIREGYPIGCMVTLRGARMYEFLDRLITVALPRVRDFRGVSGRAFDGRGNYNIGVKEQIIFPEIEYDKIDALRGMNISITTTAKTDDEAKALLAAFKFPFRN
- the rpsQ gene encoding 30S ribosomal protein S17 is translated as MNDQVKQALQRTLIGKVVSDKMDKTVTVEIERQMKHPLYGKIIKRTKKYHAHDEQNTAKAGDVVEIQESRPISKTKAWTVTRVVQVAQIV
- the rpmC gene encoding 50S ribosomal protein L29, which translates into the protein MKASELRGKDSAALEKELGELLKAQFSLRMQIATQQLNNTAQLKKVRRDIARVKTVINSKDGQQ
- the rpsK gene encoding 30S ribosomal protein S11 — translated: MAKSPNNAAASRVRKKVKKNVAEGIAHVHASFNNTIITITDRQGNALSWATSGGAGFKGSRKSTPFAAQVAAETAGKVAIECGIKNLEVRIKGPGPGRESAVRALNNLGIKITQIQDVTPVPHNGCRPPKRRRI
- the infA gene encoding translation initiation factor IF-1, which encodes MAKDDVIQMQGEVLENLPNATFRVKLENGHVVLGHISGKMRMNYIRILPGDKVTVELTPYDLSRARIVFRTK
- the rplP gene encoding 50S ribosomal protein L16 gives rise to the protein MLQPARRKYRKEQKGRNTGISHTRGTAVSFGDFGLKAVGRGRITARQIEAARRAMTRHIKRGGRIWIRVFPDKPISQKPAEVRMGNGKGNPEYYVAEIQPGKVLYEMDGVDETLAREAFRLAAAKLPLATTFVIRQVGQ
- the rplO gene encoding 50S ribosomal protein L15, with amino-acid sequence MQLNTIQPAEGAKHAKRRVGRGIGSGLGKTAGRGHKGQKSRSGGFHKVGFEGGQMPLQRRLPKRGFKSLATPYKAEVRLSDLEKLPVAEIDVLALKQAGLVSELARVVRIIKAGELTKKVTVKGLIATAGAKAAIEAAGGSVAE
- the secY gene encoding preprotein translocase subunit SecY, with protein sequence MATTPQLAKGAAKGFPWGRLWFLLGALIVYRVGAHIPVPGIDPTQLAQLFKQNQGGILGMFNMFSGGALSRFTIFALGIMPYISASIIMQLLSVVSPQLEALKKEGEAGRRKITQYTRYGTLVLATFQALGIAVALESQAGLVLDPGLAFRLTTVVTLITGTMFLMWLGEQITERGLGNGISIIIFAGIAAGLPNALGGLFELVRTGSMGALSAILICVIVALVTFLVVFIERGQRKILVNYAKRQVGNKIYGGQSSHLPLKLNMAGVIPPIFASSIILFPATITSWFTSGDTSNPFIRFLKDLAASMAPGEPIHALLYAVAIVFFCFFYTALVFNSKETADNLKKSGAFVPGIRPGDQTARYIDKILMRLTLAGAVYITLVCLLPEFLIARWKVPFYFGGTSLLIIVVVTMDFMAQVQNYVMSQQYESLLRKANFKGGMTPR